The following are from one region of the Halogeometricum sp. S3BR5-2 genome:
- a CDS encoding sugar phosphate isomerase/epimerase family protein, with protein sequence MKLAFSTNAYTNYTLPEAVRRIADHGYAGVELLGDAPHAYFPEFDADDEAALADALDETGIAVSNVNANTAMGYYPDAPETAFFEPSVINPDPDLRAWRVDYTKRAVDLAESTGAPAVCLASGSPLPGTLPEEAYDHLLASLDEILDYAEPRGVDVGVEFEPELLVECTDEALELVDDVGRDGFGINLDLGHSAVYGEELRETIEKAAGHITGVHLEDIAGGVRGKHYHLVPGDGDLDFAEAFAALEDIGYDGFVTLELYTYPDRPDEAARRAFEALERYA encoded by the coding sequence ATGAAACTGGCATTCTCCACGAACGCGTACACGAACTACACGCTCCCGGAGGCCGTGCGTCGCATCGCCGACCACGGCTACGCGGGAGTCGAACTGCTCGGCGACGCGCCGCACGCGTACTTCCCCGAGTTCGACGCGGACGACGAGGCCGCACTCGCCGACGCCCTCGACGAGACGGGAATCGCCGTCTCGAACGTCAACGCCAATACGGCAATGGGGTACTACCCCGACGCGCCGGAGACGGCCTTCTTCGAACCGAGCGTCATCAACCCCGACCCGGACCTGCGCGCCTGGCGCGTCGACTACACGAAGCGAGCCGTCGACCTCGCCGAGTCGACGGGCGCGCCGGCGGTCTGTCTCGCATCCGGGTCTCCCCTGCCGGGGACGCTACCGGAGGAGGCGTACGACCACCTGCTCGCCTCACTGGACGAGATTCTCGACTACGCCGAACCGCGCGGCGTCGACGTGGGCGTCGAGTTCGAACCCGAACTCCTCGTCGAGTGCACCGACGAGGCGCTCGAACTCGTCGACGACGTGGGTCGGGACGGCTTCGGCATCAACCTCGACCTCGGCCACTCGGCCGTCTACGGCGAGGAACTGCGCGAGACGATAGAGAAGGCGGCGGGGCACATCACCGGCGTCCACCTCGAAGACATCGCCGGCGGCGTCCGCGGGAAGCACTACCACCTCGTCCCCGGCGACGGCGACTTGGACTTCGCCGAGGCGTTCGCGGCCCTGGAGGATATCGGCTACGACGGCTTCGTCACGCTGGAACTGTACACCTACCCGGACCGCCCCGACGAGGCCGCGAGGCGGGCGTTCGAGGCGCTCGAACGCTACGCGTAA
- a CDS encoding sugar phosphate isomerase/epimerase family protein — protein MDFGFSMNAFREYSTVGAIEAVADAGYDGIELLFDEPFLYPPTATGEEYDEVRTALDANDIAISNCNAFMLTAIEDFHHPSFVEPDEDYRRRRVDYTLDAIDAAAEFGCDRISIEPGGPVPEEKSREWAMDTFVEGLDELAERAEAKGVDVMVEPEPDLLIETSDEYLDLMDRVDSERITCNFDAGHLFCMGEDPAELVETLAPYTRHYHLEDIPEDRSHEHTQLGDGAMDIDGFLQAVEDSGYDGYVTVELYPYQETAAETAQGAMDYLRERGWA, from the coding sequence CTGGACTTCGGCTTCTCGATGAACGCCTTCCGGGAGTACTCGACCGTCGGCGCCATCGAAGCCGTCGCCGACGCCGGCTACGACGGCATCGAACTGCTGTTCGACGAACCGTTCCTCTACCCGCCGACGGCGACGGGCGAGGAGTACGACGAGGTGAGAACGGCGCTCGACGCGAACGACATCGCCATCAGCAACTGCAACGCGTTCATGCTGACCGCCATCGAGGACTTCCACCACCCCTCGTTCGTCGAACCCGACGAGGACTACCGCCGTCGCCGCGTCGACTACACGCTCGACGCCATCGACGCCGCCGCGGAATTCGGCTGCGACCGCATCTCCATCGAACCCGGCGGGCCCGTCCCCGAGGAGAAATCCCGCGAGTGGGCGATGGACACGTTCGTCGAGGGTCTCGACGAACTCGCGGAACGGGCCGAGGCGAAGGGCGTCGACGTGATGGTCGAACCCGAACCCGACCTGCTCATCGAGACGTCGGACGAGTACCTCGACCTGATGGACCGCGTCGACTCCGAGCGCATCACCTGCAACTTCGACGCCGGTCACCTGTTCTGCATGGGCGAGGACCCCGCGGAACTGGTCGAGACGCTCGCCCCCTACACGCGCCACTACCACCTCGAGGACATCCCCGAGGACCGCTCGCACGAGCACACCCAACTCGGCGACGGCGCGATGGATATCGACGGCTTCCTGCAGGCCGTCGAGGACTCCGGCTACGACGGCTACGTCACGGTCGAACTCTACCCGTATCAGGAGACGGCCGCCGAGACGGCGCAGGGCGCCATGGACTACCTCCGCGAACGCGGGTGGGCCTGA
- a CDS encoding UbiA family prenyltransferase yields MAAGVGDAFGFERIRRVATDYAELVRLPNLFTAPPDVLAGAALAVALGAPASLPTVAGLCVASACVYAAGTTLNDAADVAEDERERPERPIPSGRIGRGSALAFGGALLVVGVGVAAATGGVLPGLVAAALALTVALYDGLLKGGPAGFLAMGAARGLNVLLGLSLAGAAAFDAVGLLFPIGVAVYVAAFTRMAESETGGGEGSEVAVAAGGATLAAMTVPVVVTVLGTPTLGLAATVLAACFLAWDWHALGPAMADPVPSKVGPAVGTCVLGIVLLDGAVAVVAGPWFAVAAAAFAVPTHVLSERFDMS; encoded by the coding sequence ATGGCCGCGGGCGTCGGCGACGCGTTCGGGTTCGAGCGGATTCGACGGGTGGCGACCGACTACGCCGAACTCGTCCGACTGCCGAACCTGTTCACCGCGCCGCCCGACGTGCTGGCCGGCGCCGCCCTCGCCGTCGCCCTCGGGGCACCGGCCTCGCTTCCGACGGTCGCCGGTCTCTGCGTCGCCTCCGCGTGCGTCTACGCCGCGGGGACGACGCTGAACGACGCGGCCGACGTCGCAGAAGACGAACGGGAGCGACCCGAACGACCGATTCCGTCCGGGCGAATCGGCCGCGGAAGCGCGCTCGCCTTCGGCGGTGCGCTCCTCGTCGTCGGCGTCGGCGTCGCCGCGGCCACCGGAGGCGTGCTCCCCGGACTGGTCGCGGCCGCACTCGCCCTCACCGTCGCCCTGTACGACGGCCTGCTGAAGGGGGGCCCGGCGGGCTTTCTCGCCATGGGCGCGGCTCGCGGACTGAACGTCCTCCTCGGTCTCTCCCTCGCGGGCGCCGCGGCGTTCGACGCCGTCGGTCTGCTGTTTCCGATAGGAGTCGCCGTCTACGTGGCGGCGTTCACCCGGATGGCCGAGTCGGAGACGGGCGGCGGCGAGGGGTCCGAAGTCGCCGTCGCCGCCGGGGGCGCGACGCTCGCGGCGATGACCGTCCCCGTCGTCGTCACCGTCCTCGGAACGCCGACACTCGGACTCGCCGCCACCGTGCTCGCGGCGTGTTTCCTCGCGTGGGACTGGCACGCGCTCGGTCCGGCGATGGCCGACCCCGTCCCCTCGAAGGTCGGACCGGCCGTCGGCACCTGCGTGCTCGGCATCGTGCTCCTCGACGGCGCCGTCGCCGTCGTCGCCGGGCCGTGGTTCGCCGTCGCCGCCGCGGCGTTCGCGGTGCCGACGCACGTGCTCTCCGAACGCTTCGACATGAGCTGA
- a CDS encoding inositol-3-phosphate synthase has translation MTRTRTGVWFVGARGNVAATAITGARGIARGTIDDTGMVTAREPCTRLNLPPVDGFVFAGHDIAERPLLHTATDLADSGIVDRATLEAVADDLRGIDERVETGTARNCGSAVSLADGDTLDGVDGDRGVSEVVEQIRADYAAFLEEHDVDRLVVVNLASSEPPVRDPERYDTLDAFESALEADDADLPASSLYAYAALVDGHPYVNFTPSTGSELGGLRELADRENVPHVGRDAKTGETLLKTALGPMFAGRNLRVMSWDGFNILGNGDGKVLDDDENKAGKLQSKGGVLSEVLGDDAHNRVRIDYTPSLGDWKTAWDHVHFEGFMNTKMTLQFTWQGADSALAAPLVLDLVRLVAYADERGEGGTQTHLASFFKEPMDVDEHDLSRQFAMLESYVEAHRDAEAEPAGAVRTDGSGGDEGAVGVDAEANADTDANAEAER, from the coding sequence ATGACGCGAACGCGAACGGGCGTCTGGTTCGTCGGCGCCCGCGGCAACGTCGCCGCCACGGCCATCACCGGGGCGCGCGGAATCGCCCGCGGGACGATCGACGACACCGGCATGGTCACGGCCCGCGAACCCTGTACCCGACTGAATTTACCGCCGGTCGACGGGTTCGTCTTCGCCGGCCACGACATCGCCGAACGCCCCCTCCTCCACACCGCGACCGACCTCGCCGACTCGGGCATCGTCGACCGGGCGACGCTCGAAGCCGTCGCCGACGACCTGCGCGGGATAGACGAGCGAGTCGAGACGGGCACCGCGCGGAACTGCGGCAGCGCCGTCTCCCTCGCCGACGGGGACACCCTCGACGGTGTCGACGGCGACCGCGGCGTGAGCGAAGTGGTCGAACAGATCCGCGCGGACTACGCGGCCTTCCTCGAAGAACACGACGTGGACCGACTGGTCGTCGTCAACCTCGCCTCCTCGGAACCGCCGGTGCGGGACCCCGAGCGGTACGACACGCTCGACGCCTTCGAGTCGGCCCTCGAAGCCGACGACGCGGACCTCCCGGCGAGTTCGCTGTACGCCTACGCGGCCCTCGTCGACGGCCACCCGTACGTCAACTTCACGCCCTCGACGGGGAGCGAACTCGGCGGCCTGCGCGAGTTGGCCGACCGGGAGAACGTCCCGCACGTCGGCCGCGACGCCAAGACCGGCGAGACCCTCCTGAAGACGGCGCTCGGTCCGATGTTCGCCGGGCGTAACCTCCGAGTCATGTCGTGGGACGGGTTCAACATCCTCGGCAACGGCGACGGCAAGGTGCTCGACGACGACGAGAACAAGGCCGGCAAGCTACAGAGCAAGGGCGGCGTGCTCTCGGAGGTCCTCGGCGACGACGCACACAACCGCGTCCGCATCGACTACACCCCCTCGCTCGGCGACTGGAAGACGGCGTGGGACCACGTCCACTTCGAGGGGTTCATGAACACGAAGATGACCCTCCAGTTCACCTGGCAGGGCGCGGACTCCGCCCTCGCCGCCCCCCTCGTGTTGGACCTCGTCCGCCTCGTCGCCTACGCCGACGAACGCGGGGAAGGAGGCACGCAGACGCACCTCGCCTCGTTCTTCAAAGAGCCGATGGACGTGGACGAACACGACCTCTCGCGGCAGTTCGCCATGCTGGAATCGTACGTCGAAGCGCACCGAGACGCCGAGGCGGAACCGGCCGGAGCGGTCCGGACGGACGGTTCCGGCGGTGACGAGGGAGCCGTCGGTGTCGACGCCGAGGCGAACGCGGACACGGACGCGAACGCGGAGGCTGAGCGATGA
- the ligA gene encoding ATP-dependent DNA ligase LigA — MQFAEFAARASEMEAEPADLATVALVRDLFRESGKELDTVARFVQGRVFPAWDSTTLDIGPRLLREALARAAERNVTADDVEERLAEEGEIGAVAAGYDFGGQRGLAAFSGGDGGGSLTVREVDETLRELAAATGAGSEDRKLNTLFGLFNRASPEEARFLARLVLGEMRIGVGEGTVRDAIAEAFLVDGTERPAEADDENVEERRDGAEEGEEPAVRAADEHLAAVERALQVSNDYGMVAVMAREVGIEGLRAVRLDVGRPVQAMLAQAGTVTDALDEWGEVAVERKFDGARVQVHAGGGAGGGTDDASVSVFSRNMDDVTDALPEIAEFVAERVDVPLILDGEVVAVDDDGSPLPFQEVLRRFRRKHDVDRMREEVRLELHAFDCLHADGEDLLDAPVTERHARLAETLPADAVSDLLISDDEEEIAAFETDSLDAGHEGIMLKNPDSTYSPGDRGKNWLKRKPDVETVDLAVTGAEWGEGRRANHLGTFLLSARTDEGGKGDGKGGEGDGTGYATIGKVATGITDEKLAELSELLEPEIASEDGQTVELNPAVVFEVGYEEIQRSPTYSSGYALRFPRFVAVREDKDAEDADSLERIERLAESQ, encoded by the coding sequence ATGCAGTTCGCCGAGTTCGCCGCGCGCGCGTCGGAGATGGAGGCCGAACCGGCCGACCTCGCCACCGTCGCCCTGGTTCGGGACCTGTTCCGCGAGAGCGGCAAGGAGTTGGACACCGTCGCCCGGTTCGTCCAGGGGCGCGTCTTCCCGGCGTGGGACTCGACGACGCTCGACATCGGACCGCGCCTCCTCCGGGAAGCGCTCGCCCGCGCCGCCGAGCGGAACGTGACGGCCGACGACGTGGAGGAGCGACTCGCCGAGGAGGGCGAGATAGGCGCCGTCGCCGCCGGGTACGACTTCGGTGGTCAGCGCGGGTTGGCGGCGTTCTCGGGCGGCGACGGCGGCGGCAGTTTGACCGTTCGCGAGGTGGACGAGACGCTCCGCGAACTCGCCGCCGCGACCGGAGCCGGCAGCGAGGACCGCAAGCTCAACACCCTGTTCGGCCTGTTCAACCGCGCGAGTCCGGAGGAGGCGAGGTTCCTCGCCCGCCTCGTTCTCGGGGAGATGCGCATCGGGGTCGGCGAGGGTACCGTCCGCGACGCGATAGCCGAAGCGTTCCTCGTGGACGGGACTGAGAGGCCGGCGGAAGCGGACGACGAGAACGTCGAGGAGAGGAGAGACGGCGCCGAAGAGGGCGAGGAACCCGCCGTCCGCGCCGCCGACGAACACCTCGCGGCCGTCGAACGCGCCCTACAGGTGTCGAACGACTACGGCATGGTCGCCGTCATGGCCCGCGAAGTCGGCATCGAGGGCCTCAGAGCGGTCCGCCTCGACGTCGGGCGCCCCGTGCAGGCGATGCTGGCGCAGGCGGGCACCGTCACCGACGCCCTCGACGAGTGGGGGGAGGTCGCGGTCGAACGGAAGTTCGACGGCGCCCGCGTGCAGGTCCACGCCGGCGGCGGGGCGGGCGGGGGGACGGACGACGCCTCGGTGTCGGTGTTCTCGCGCAACATGGACGACGTGACCGACGCGCTCCCCGAAATCGCGGAGTTCGTCGCGGAGCGAGTCGACGTCCCCCTCATCCTCGACGGCGAAGTCGTCGCCGTCGACGACGACGGGTCGCCGCTCCCCTTTCAGGAGGTACTGCGGCGCTTCCGCCGCAAACACGACGTCGACCGGATGCGCGAGGAGGTCCGACTCGAACTCCACGCGTTCGACTGCCTGCACGCCGACGGCGAGGACCTGCTCGACGCGCCGGTCACCGAACGGCACGCCCGCCTCGCCGAGACGCTGCCCGCGGACGCCGTCTCGGACCTCCTCATCTCCGACGACGAGGAGGAGATAGCCGCCTTCGAGACGGATTCCCTTGATGCCGGCCACGAGGGAATCATGCTGAAGAACCCCGACTCCACCTACTCGCCGGGCGACCGGGGGAAGAACTGGCTGAAGCGCAAGCCCGACGTGGAGACGGTCGACCTCGCGGTGACCGGCGCGGAGTGGGGCGAGGGCCGCCGCGCGAACCACCTCGGGACGTTCCTGCTGTCGGCTCGGACGGACGAGGGCGGGAAAGGGGACGGGAAGGGTGGAGAAGGGGACGGAACCGGGTACGCGACCATCGGGAAAGTCGCCACCGGAATCACCGACGAGAAACTGGCCGAACTCTCCGAACTGCTCGAACCGGAGATAGCGAGCGAGGACGGCCAGACGGTCGAACTCAACCCCGCCGTGGTCTTCGAGGTGGGCTACGAGGAGATACAGCGCTCGCCGACGTACTCGTCGGGGTACGCGCTCCGCTTCCCGCGGTTCGTCGCGGTCCGGGAGGACAAAGACGCCGAGGACGCGGACTCCTTGGAGCGTATCGAGCGGTTGGCCGAGTCGCAGTAG
- the psmB gene encoding archaeal proteasome endopeptidase complex subunit beta, translated as MRTPTNDDAAGRLDPLNGDHSGVFAPELGEFPNAEERAGESAPQETKTGTTTVGLKTEDGVVLATDMRASLGYMVSSKDVQKVEEIHPTGALTIAGSVSAAQSLIRSIRAEVRLYESRRGENMSMTALSTLLGNFLRSGAFYVVQPILGGVDEDGPHIYSIDPAGSILEEEYTVTGSGSQYALGVLEQEYDDGLSIDEAKTIAARAVKSAVERDLASGNGINICVVTEDGVEITQHKEFEGLL; from the coding sequence ATGCGTACTCCCACGAACGACGATGCCGCCGGCCGCCTCGACCCCTTAAACGGCGACCACTCGGGCGTGTTCGCCCCCGAACTCGGCGAGTTCCCGAACGCCGAGGAACGCGCGGGCGAGTCGGCGCCGCAGGAGACGAAGACGGGGACGACGACGGTCGGTCTGAAGACCGAAGACGGCGTCGTCCTCGCGACGGACATGCGGGCCAGTCTCGGCTACATGGTCTCCTCGAAGGACGTCCAGAAGGTCGAAGAGATTCACCCGACGGGCGCGCTCACCATCGCGGGCTCCGTCTCCGCCGCCCAGTCGCTCATCCGCTCCATCCGCGCGGAGGTCCGACTGTACGAGTCCCGTCGCGGCGAGAACATGAGCATGACCGCGCTGTCGACGCTCCTCGGTAACTTCCTCCGCTCGGGCGCGTTCTACGTCGTCCAGCCCATCCTCGGCGGCGTCGACGAGGACGGCCCCCACATCTACAGCATCGACCCCGCCGGCTCCATCCTCGAAGAGGAGTACACGGTCACCGGGTCCGGCAGCCAGTACGCCCTCGGCGTCCTCGAACAGGAGTACGACGACGGCCTCTCCATCGACGAGGCGAAGACCATCGCCGCCCGCGCCGTCAAGAGCGCCGTCGAACGCGACCTGGCCTCCGGCAACGGTATCAACATCTGCGTCGTCACCGAGGACGGCGTGGAGATAACCCAGCACAAGGAGTTCGAGGGCCTGCTCTAA
- a CDS encoding CBS domain-containing protein, with translation MELPTPHDLRERRKELDLTQSTLAEMAGVSQPLIARIEGGDVDPRLSTLRRIVNALDEAEGSVVRADDLMNTTVVSVSPDDSVRTARDRMLDEGFSQLPVIRDGRPVGIISNGDIRRVGDDDVGELPVAEVMREAVTTVEPGATLEEIDSSLNHHSAVLVVEGGQTVGIVTEADVAARL, from the coding sequence ATGGAACTGCCGACCCCGCACGACCTGCGCGAACGGCGGAAGGAACTCGACCTCACGCAGAGCACGCTCGCCGAGATGGCGGGCGTCTCTCAGCCCCTCATCGCCCGTATCGAGGGGGGCGACGTCGACCCGCGCCTGTCGACCCTCCGGCGCATCGTCAACGCCCTCGACGAGGCCGAGGGGAGCGTCGTCCGCGCCGACGACCTGATGAACACGACGGTCGTGAGCGTCTCGCCCGACGACTCCGTCCGGACGGCGCGCGACCGGATGCTCGACGAGGGGTTCTCCCAACTGCCGGTCATCCGCGACGGCCGTCCGGTCGGCATCATCTCGAACGGCGATATCCGCCGCGTCGGCGACGACGACGTGGGCGAACTCCCCGTCGCCGAGGTGATGCGCGAGGCGGTCACGACGGTCGAACCGGGAGCGACGCTGGAGGAGATAGACTCCTCTCTGAATCACCACTCGGCCGTTCTCGTCGTCGAGGGCGGGCAGACCGTCGGCATCGTCACCGAGGCCGACGTGGCCGCGCGGCTCTGA
- a CDS encoding TatD family hydrolase — protein MRLIDSHAHMTSRTTDDYREMRRSGIECVVEPSFWSGSDKLYPESFFDYFEHIHDFETERADRIAGMDHYITVSINPKEAVDREMSEAVIDRLPEYLDRDRVVGVGEIGFNLQTDEEEWAFREQLRVAEEHEAPVIIHLPHEEKPKGAVRTVDIIEEMGVTQERIIIDHNEPATMETTAATDCWLGFTLYPGKISIEEVMPLLEEYGTDRRIINSSADWDDSDPLAVPKARDAMIDAGWDRSEVRKLLFENPLEFFAQSDSFDYAREIAAESSTTESAAGAAETEPGTEAE, from the coding sequence ATGCGTCTCATCGACTCCCACGCGCACATGACGTCGCGCACGACCGACGACTACCGCGAGATGCGGCGGTCGGGCATCGAGTGCGTCGTCGAACCCTCGTTCTGGTCGGGGTCGGACAAGCTCTACCCCGAGTCGTTCTTCGACTACTTCGAGCACATCCACGACTTCGAGACCGAACGCGCCGACCGCATCGCCGGGATGGACCACTACATCACCGTCTCCATCAACCCGAAGGAGGCCGTCGACCGCGAGATGTCCGAGGCGGTCATCGACCGACTACCCGAGTACCTCGACCGCGACCGGGTAGTCGGCGTCGGCGAAATCGGGTTCAACCTCCAGACCGACGAGGAGGAGTGGGCGTTCCGCGAGCAACTCCGAGTCGCCGAGGAGCACGAGGCCCCCGTCATCATCCACCTCCCGCACGAGGAGAAACCGAAGGGCGCGGTCCGCACCGTCGACATCATCGAGGAGATGGGCGTCACGCAGGAGCGCATCATCATCGACCACAACGAACCCGCGACGATGGAGACGACGGCCGCCACCGACTGTTGGCTCGGGTTCACGCTCTATCCCGGCAAGATATCCATCGAGGAGGTGATGCCCCTGCTGGAGGAGTACGGCACCGACCGGCGCATCATCAACTCCTCGGCCGACTGGGACGACTCGGACCCCCTCGCCGTGCCGAAGGCCCGCGACGCGATGATAGACGCCGGCTGGGACCGAAGCGAGGTCCGAAAGCTCCTGTTCGAGAACCCCCTGGAGTTCTTCGCGCAGTCCGATAGCTTCGACTACGCGCGGGAGATAGCCGCCGAGTCGTCGACGACCGAGTCCGCCGCCGGGGCGGCCGAGACCGAACCCGGAACCGAGGCCGAGTAG
- a CDS encoding alkaline phosphatase family protein produces the protein MTREPDASAATRVVVLDVVGLQPDHVDAETTPNLAGLFEDGATTGAVPPFPAVTIPSQTTLSTGLSPSTHGDVSNAEYDRETDTVELWGRNSGDRDRVWEAAHEAGVTTGALFFQHLYGTSADVAVTPKPIEDENNDLIEMNCWTNPDDFYEELREEYGHFPLHNYWGPAANAQSSEWILSAAREATERYDPEMLWTYLPHLDYTGQSHGPNSEAFAEALSEIDELVGDYLRFLEGTDRWDETAVVVVSEYGFHEVSTPVFPNRALREAGLMKTKNAEGDEEGKIPDLQASEAFAVADHQVAHVYCDAEAVETAREALESLDGIERILDGDDQAAYGIDSQSAGDLVLVADPDAWFAYYWWNEGEEEATPPYADSVDIHEKPGYDPCELFLGEGGFVSTDPSKVKGSHGRVDPETTPFFGVGGPAAPSLSLDGDIDMRQVAPTVLDLLGVREAVDMEFEGASILAPSNELGPADD, from the coding sequence ATGACCCGCGAACCGGACGCGTCGGCGGCGACCCGCGTGGTCGTCCTCGACGTGGTGGGCCTCCAACCCGACCACGTCGACGCCGAGACGACGCCGAACCTCGCCGGTCTGTTCGAGGACGGCGCGACGACGGGCGCGGTGCCGCCGTTCCCGGCGGTGACCATCCCCTCGCAGACGACGCTCTCGACGGGGCTCTCCCCGTCGACGCACGGCGACGTCTCGAACGCGGAGTACGACCGCGAGACCGACACCGTCGAACTGTGGGGTCGAAACAGCGGCGACCGCGACCGCGTCTGGGAGGCCGCGCACGAGGCCGGGGTGACGACGGGCGCGCTGTTCTTCCAACATCTCTACGGCACCTCGGCCGACGTGGCGGTGACGCCGAAACCCATCGAGGACGAGAACAACGACCTCATCGAGATGAACTGCTGGACGAATCCCGACGACTTCTACGAGGAACTCCGCGAGGAGTACGGTCACTTCCCCCTGCACAACTACTGGGGGCCGGCCGCGAACGCTCAGAGCAGCGAGTGGATCCTCTCGGCGGCCCGCGAGGCGACGGAGCGCTACGACCCGGAGATGCTGTGGACGTACCTTCCCCACCTCGACTACACGGGGCAGAGCCACGGACCGAACTCCGAGGCGTTCGCCGAGGCGCTCTCCGAAATCGACGAACTCGTCGGCGACTACCTCCGGTTCCTCGAAGGCACCGACCGCTGGGACGAGACGGCCGTCGTCGTCGTCAGCGAGTACGGTTTCCACGAGGTATCGACGCCCGTCTTCCCGAACCGCGCGCTCCGCGAGGCGGGACTGATGAAGACGAAGAACGCCGAGGGCGACGAAGAGGGGAAGATTCCGGACCTCCAGGCCTCTGAAGCGTTCGCCGTCGCCGACCACCAGGTCGCGCACGTCTACTGCGACGCCGAGGCCGTCGAGACGGCCCGCGAGGCGCTCGAATCCCTCGACGGTATCGAGCGCATCCTCGACGGCGACGACCAGGCCGCGTACGGTATCGACAGTCAGAGCGCGGGCGACCTCGTCCTCGTCGCCGACCCGGACGCGTGGTTCGCCTACTACTGGTGGAACGAGGGCGAGGAGGAGGCGACGCCCCCCTACGCCGACAGCGTCGACATCCACGAGAAACCCGGTTACGACCCCTGCGAACTGTTCCTCGGCGAGGGCGGGTTCGTCTCGACGGACCCCTCGAAGGTGAAAGGGTCGCACGGCCGCGTCGACCCCGAGACGACGCCGTTCTTCGGCGTCGGCGGCCCCGCCGCCCCGTCGCTGTCCCTCGACGGCGACATCGACATGCGGCAGGTCGCCCCCACGGTGCTCGACCTCCTCGGCGTCCGCGAGGCCGTCGACATGGAGTTCGAGGGCGCGTCCATCCTCGCGCCGTCGAACGAACTGGGGCCCGCCGACGACTGA
- a CDS encoding DUF555 domain-containing protein, translating to MSNYLVAMEAAWLVRDVEDIDDAIGVAVSEAGKRLNDKDKEYVEVEVGVTGCPACGEPFDSAFIAADTALVGLLLEIDVFNADGEKHASRIAKSEVGGALRDVPLSVIDVVETESDEEEAEA from the coding sequence ATGAGCAACTATCTCGTCGCCATGGAGGCCGCGTGGCTGGTCCGCGACGTCGAGGACATCGACGACGCCATCGGCGTCGCCGTCAGCGAGGCGGGTAAGCGGCTGAACGACAAGGACAAGGAGTACGTCGAGGTGGAAGTCGGCGTGACGGGCTGTCCCGCCTGCGGGGAGCCGTTCGACTCGGCGTTCATCGCCGCCGACACGGCGCTGGTGGGCCTGCTGCTCGAAATCGACGTGTTCAACGCCGACGGCGAGAAGCACGCCTCCCGCATCGCGAAGAGCGAAGTCGGCGGCGCTCTCCGCGACGTTCCCCTCTCGGTCATCGACGTGGTCGAGACGGAGAGCGACGAGGAGGAGGCCGAGGCGTAG